Part of the Candidatus Falkowbacteria bacterium genome is shown below.
AATTAAATGACGGTTTAGATTCAAAGCTATTTCTTCTCTTAAGAGATTGTTTACCTGATCAACACGGGACATACAGTAATAATTTAGCCGACTTTCTTAATAATTTGTTTTTCTTCGTAACACTCAATAATATCACCAACTTCAACCAAGGGCGCGCCCTCAAAACGCAAACCACATTCTTGATTAGCTTCAACTTGTTGAGCTTCCTGCTTACCACTTTGCAAACCACCCATAATACCACTGGTAATAATTTCTTCACCACGCTTAACTTCTAATTTAGTGCCGGCTTTAAGTACGCCGTCTAAAACTCTACCGCCAAGAATCTGAACTTTGTTTTCAGTTCTAAAAATAGCGGCGACTTTCAAGCGTCCCAAATTAACACGTTCAATTTCTGGTTTAACTAATTCTTGAATTCTGGCTTTAATATCATTAACTAAATCATAAATAATACGATACAAAGTAACTGACACACCTTTATCACGAGCTAATTCTTCAGCGTGAGGTGCTAATTTAACGTTAAAACCAACCAAAATTGCACTGTTGGTTTCGGCGCGTAACACATCACCTTCAGTAATATTACCCAAGCCCTTGGCAACAATTTTAACAAGTACGCCCTGAGCATCCATTTTAGAAATCGAGTTTTCAATGGCTTCACCTAAACCAATGGTGTCGCTTTTAACAATCAAATTAATAACCGGACCAGTAACTTCAGTTTTATCATTAGTATCAACTGCGGCATTCTGACCAATTGTCGAGCGATTTTTTTGTTGCTTAACTTTTTCACCTTCGCCGACTTCTAAAACATCACCGACTTCAGGCACAAATTTTAAACCATTTAATTTAACTGGGGTACCAGGAATAGCATCGCTGACAATATTTCCCAAATGATCTTTTAATGAGCGGACCTTACCACAAGCAATGCCGTTAAAAGAAATTGGATCACCCACACGCAAAGTTCCGTTCTGAACTAAGACCGTAGCAATAGGACCTTCACCTTTATCAAGTTTGGATTCAATAATTGTTCCAACCGCTTTAGCGCTTGGGTCAGCCTTCAAAGTATCAGTCGTCATGTCGGCCACTAATAAAATCATGTCAAGTAAATCTGTAACACCAGTTCCATCTTTAGCCGACAAAGGAACAGAAATTACTTTGCCGCCCCAATCTTCAACTAAAACATTTAACTGACTAGATAATTCTTGTTTAACGCGATCAACATTAGCGTCAGATTTATCAATTTTATTTATAGCGACAATAAAAGGTAATTTAGCTGCTTCAATAATACGATAAGCTTCTACGGTTTGTGGTTTAACGCCGTCATCAGCCGCCACAACTAGAATTGCGATATCAGCAACCTTGGCGCCGCGATTACGCATGGCCGTAAAAGCTTCGTGACCCGGGGTATCAATAAAAGTAATTTCTTTTTTGTTGTGAGAAATTTGATAAGCACCAATATGCTGAGTAATACCGCCGGCTTCAGTAGCAACAACATCAGTATGACGAATCGCATCTAATAATTTTGTTTTACCATGGTCAACGTGGCCCATAATAACTACGACCGGTGGACGAACACAGATATTATCTGGTTTGTCTGATTGTGATAAAGAAATTTTAATTTTATCTTGAGCTGATTGATCAGTTTCGGCGCCAGCTTTGTCTTCTTCAAGTAAAGTAATTTCCACGCCTAAGTCAGCGCCAATAATCATGGCTGTTTCAAAATCAATTTTTTCATTAAGCGAGGTGAAAATATTATTTTTCATTAACTCACCTAACAATTTGTTTAGAGAAATTTTAAGTAAAGCTGCAAAATCTTTGACGGCAATAAAAGCAGGGACGCTGGCTTTCTCAACGGCAGGTTTTACAATTACGCCAGCTTCACCAGAGGCAATATCTTTCTTAGGTAAACGTCGTGATAAAACGCCCCAGTTCCTAATAATCTTATTGGCAGTAAAATTATCAATTTTAATGGCTTTGTAACCAATATCAAAACCGAGCTTCGGAAGATTTTCGCGAAGCTCATTAGGATTAATCTTTAAAATACGGGCTAGTTCACTAATGTTCATTGGTTCAGTATTTAGTGTAATTTATTTAAGATTACAATAAATATCGCTAATTGTCAATGAAAAATAAAAAACGCTGCTAAGGATAAATCCAATAGCAGCGCAATAACTTGATGAGTGCAGAATTAATATTTATTTAATTAAATCCCGCATGGCTTCATCTAATACTCCTTTGTACTCTTCGGTAAAATCAAAGCAGTTACCATTGAGGTAAAGCTTGTTAATCCCAAGACATTCAATCGAATATTTATCTGAATTATCTTGTAGCTTTTTTATGAACGTAGGACATTCCTTGTCCAACATTATTTTCAGCTTAGTGATTAAATTGATCTTAATCTTCTCCTCTTCTGCGAAGACTGGCACCATGAACAATACTGAAGAAGTTAAAAAATTAACGCTGAAATGAAATACATACCAGTTTTTTTCCACCTGAATATCTCCTTTTGCTTTTAGAAAATTTATTAATAGTTAATTAAATAATACAACGTAAAATCGTTAAATCTTAAAGAATGTTAGAAAATTCCTTTCTCCATTTAATTGTACCTGCATTTATCTCTTCTTTAATCGGTCGAGTGTCAAGCATAAAAGAAGATTCGCCACTCTGACTGTCAAGAATTGCTTTGATAATTTTATCTGGAACTGGCAGTGACATAATTTCATTATATCTACTCCTACCGATCCTTCGTATCAACACACTTACTTCCTGCGTCATCCAGTCACGTGGCTGACGAAGACCCGCATAATACGAATGTGCGAGATCTTTATTTGGATTGATAAATTTTAAGCAACGAAGAATTTCAGTAGCTCTCCAAGCAGCAATAATATTTCTTGGAGCTACTAGACCCCAAACAAAACCCCTACCATTTTCAGGGATAATTGCTACGCCACAATCAGCCAGGGAATCATAGACAACTGGTCTTACTTGAATAGGTTTATCACCCATTCCCTCGACAATGACCATAAATGATTCATTCTCAAAGTGAATCTTAGGTTTTTGTTTCATTAATTATTCCTTTTGTTTGATTTGATATTTTAAAAAAACATTCATTAATTGTGAATGTTATTTTTAACACGAAAGTAATATATAGTCAAGGGAACTGCCCTGCAAATACCATATAATTAAGTAATACTAAAAACGGCAGATTTTCTCTGAGAGATAACCTGCCGTAGCAAAATAGAAGAACCACTAACCAATGAGCATGGCAAGCATCAGACTTGATAATGCTTTTGGGATATTCTCAGCATTGTCCGTGATCATTACAGTGCCGTCAAACTTGACTAAGAAAGATGTTTTAAAATTAATTTTATAAAAGATTAAATTTAAGTTACCAGAACAATCTTCTTTAGACTCAACTACACGATAATTAAATATTTTATCTTTTACGTTTAACTTTTCAAAAGCTCCATCGACATGATGGTAATAGCTCTTGGTCGTCAAAGAGAAAGAATCACCTGTCTTAATTAATTTAATCTCACCCGTAAATGCCTTTTGACGACCTTTGACTCGCCTCGGCATTATTAGATAATAGACTTTGTCCTTTTCAGATGATGCGGCAAGATTGTTTGCCCATTCTATTGCCTTAACTAATTTTTCGTCCATTTTGTATCAATTTTAATTATTTGAAAAAGTTTTTATATGTACAAATTAATGAACCAAATTATCATTTAAAAAAATAAAAGTCAAGTATAAGATCAAAGTATCAGCATCGCGTCTCCATAGCTATAAAAACTTAAAAGTTCCTCACCCCCTTCCCCTCTCCATCTTTGATGGAGGGGGGGTGTCTTATCTTCACGTAAACACTGAGATAAATAAGTTGTATAGACTAAAAACTATTAAGGTGTCAAAAGAGTCAGGGGGTTTGGGGGCTGAATTGAGCGCCGCGATTGGCGATATATAAGGTGAACAAAGTGATAGCGAATTGAAGCCCCCAAAACTTTTGTTACTTTTGGTTACAAAAGTAAGCCCTAGCGGCAGCGTTATTAATAAACTATATGATCAGCATCGCGTCTCCATAGCTATAAAAACGATATTTTTCCTCAATCGCCTTTTTATAAGCAGCTAATATTATTTTTTTCGAAGCTAGGGCAGAAACCAATAAAAGTAGGGTTGATTTTGGCAAATGAAAATTGGTTATTAGCCCATCTACTAATTTAAATTTATATGGCGGATAAATAAAAATATTAGTTAAGCCTGACCAACCATTATTTTTAGCGCCAGACTTTAAAATGGCTGTTTCTAAAACTCGTACACTGGTTGTGCCTACAGCAATAATACGGCAACCTTTCTTTTTAGTTTCTAGAATAGTTTTCATTGTAGTAGCACTAATGCTCGCCCACTCGGAATGCATTTTATGTTTTCTAATATCTCTAACTTTAATCGGACGAAAAGTTCCTAAACCAACATGCAAAGTAACTTTTTCAATTTTTACTCCTTTGGCACGGATGGCTTTGAGTAAACGCGGCGTAAAATGTAGTCCGGCGGTAGGCGCCGCAACTGAGCCGCCCTTAGACGGGGCCGCATAAACTGTTTGATAATTAGCTTTATCTAAAGCTTTACCAAGTGAATTAATATAAGGCGGCAAAGGCATTTGACCATAGCGATTTAATTTTTTTTCAAACATACTACCCTGACAATTAAAACTCAACTTAATTAAGCCATCGTCATAACTTATAACATTAGCCTTAAAAGAAGCGCTGAATGAAATAACTGTACCAGCGACAATATTTTTCCCTTTGCCGATCGCTTCCCAAATTTCTTGCTTACTGCTTGCTTCAAGTTTAGCTAGTAAAAGAATTTCAACTTTACCGCCAGTTTCTTTTTTGCCTATTAAGCGCGCTGGAATAACTTTTGAATCGTTAAGCACTAACACATCGCCCTTATTTAAATAATTAATAACATTATAAAAATATTCATCTGTGAAATCAGAGGTCTTTTTTCGCACAACTAAAAGCCGCGCTCTATCGCGCGGTTTAGCCGGAGCCTGAGCAATTCTTTCCGGTGGTAAATTGTAATCAAAATCCTCTAGCTTCATTGATTTTCTAAATTAGCTTGAGTGTGCTCTTTAGAAGTTAATCTAACAAGAATATCTCGTATATTATCCGGGTTAGAAACTTCTTCAAAAAATAAAGCATTCTTTTCACTGGCTGTTTGCACGACCACGTTGCCATAGCCCAAAAAAGTCTCGAAAAAACCACTTATCTCACTGGATACGTCTTGAATCTTATCCAAACGAACCTCAGCAATTGTTCGCGAGAAAAGACCGTCCTGACGCACGTCAATTATTCTAATATTTGTAATAATCCAAACATCCAAAAAATAATCAATCAGAGAATAAAAGAATAGCAACCACACAAACAATAAGTAAGAACTTGTTAAAACTAAAAGCAAAGGCCAGAACCAAATTGTTTCACCGGCGTTTGGAAAAAGAAGTCTTATCATGGCAATAAGAGCAACTGGAATAGCTATTAGAAATATAAAAAACAGAACTCTTTTTACAGCCACAAAAGCGTCACAATGAATAACTGTAACTACTTTTTCTCCTGGCATTGCATCTGGCAAACGATAAGTAGCAAACATAAATTTTAGTTAAAAATAGTTGGCGAATCAAAAACGTTTTTCACAGCACCAAAGCCTTGAAAAATAGTTGCCTGAGCTTGCCAATCAATCGTTGAAAAATAAAAATACGAAACATAAAGTATAACCAGTGTGCCAACGATATATAATAAACCAACAAAAAAACTACCAAACATTCTTCCGCCAAAACGAAGTAAGTGATAAAAACCAATTAAGCTAAGAATTGCCCAGATAAATAAGAAAACAAAATAAGCGTATAAAAATATAACCAAAGGAAATGTCATATAATATTATGATTTAAAATCTCGACCCAAATGCTTATAGGCATGCGGCGTCGCCAAACGACCGCGCGGCGTTCGATCAAGAAATCCAATTTGTAAAAGATAGGGTTCATAAACTTCTTCAATCGTGGCCAAATCCTCGCCGGTCGCGGCCGCTAAAGTTCCAACACCAACTGGACCACCAGAAAATTTATCAATAATAACTTCTAAAATCTTTCGATCAATTCTATCTAAACCTAGTTCATCAATTTCTAGAAGCTCTAAGGCCAAGCGGCAAGTCTCAGCATTTAGTTCGCCACCATTTTTAACTTCAGAATAATCACGGGCGCGACGCAAAAGTCGATTGGCAAGTCGCGGCGTCTTACGCGCTCTGATGGCAATCGTCTTGGCTGAGGCTGGATCTAGGGCGATTGATAAAATACGAGCACTACGATTAATAATCTTTTCTAAATCATCAAAGGTATAAAAATCAAGATGGTGCGAAACGCCGAAGCGATCACGTAAAGGTGATGATAAAAGACTAGCCCGAGTCGTTGCTCCTATAATTGTAAAACGTGGCAA
Proteins encoded:
- the infB gene encoding translation initiation factor IF-2 produces the protein MNISELARILKINPNELRENLPKLGFDIGYKAIKIDNFTANKIIRNWGVLSRRLPKKDIASGEAGVIVKPAVEKASVPAFIAVKDFAALLKISLNKLLGELMKNNIFTSLNEKIDFETAMIIGADLGVEITLLEEDKAGAETDQSAQDKIKISLSQSDKPDNICVRPPVVVIMGHVDHGKTKLLDAIRHTDVVATEAGGITQHIGAYQISHNKKEITFIDTPGHEAFTAMRNRGAKVADIAILVVAADDGVKPQTVEAYRIIEAAKLPFIVAINKIDKSDANVDRVKQELSSQLNVLVEDWGGKVISVPLSAKDGTGVTDLLDMILLVADMTTDTLKADPSAKAVGTIIESKLDKGEGPIATVLVQNGTLRVGDPISFNGIACGKVRSLKDHLGNIVSDAIPGTPVKLNGLKFVPEVGDVLEVGEGEKVKQQKNRSTIGQNAAVDTNDKTEVTGPVINLIVKSDTIGLGEAIENSISKMDAQGVLVKIVAKGLGNITEGDVLRAETNSAILVGFNVKLAPHAEELARDKGVSVTLYRIIYDLVNDIKARIQELVKPEIERVNLGRLKVAAIFRTENKVQILGGRVLDGVLKAGTKLEVKRGEEIITSGIMGGLQSGKQEAQQVEANQECGLRFEGAPLVEVGDIIECYEEKQIIKKVG
- the queA gene encoding tRNA preQ1(34) S-adenosylmethionine ribosyltransferase-isomerase QueA, with product MKLEDFDYNLPPERIAQAPAKPRDRARLLVVRKKTSDFTDEYFYNVINYLNKGDVLVLNDSKVIPARLIGKKETGGKVEILLLAKLEASSKQEIWEAIGKGKNIVAGTVISFSASFKANVISYDDGLIKLSFNCQGSMFEKKLNRYGQMPLPPYINSLGKALDKANYQTVYAAPSKGGSVAAPTAGLHFTPRLLKAIRAKGVKIEKVTLHVGLGTFRPIKVRDIRKHKMHSEWASISATTMKTILETKKKGCRIIAVGTTSVRVLETAILKSGAKNNGWSGLTNIFIYPPYKFKLVDGLITNFHLPKSTLLLLVSALASKKIILAAYKKAIEEKYRFYSYGDAMLII
- a CDS encoding PH domain-containing protein, whose protein sequence is MFATYRLPDAMPGEKVVTVIHCDAFVAVKRVLFFIFLIAIPVALIAMIRLLFPNAGETIWFWPLLLVLTSSYLLFVWLLFFYSLIDYFLDVWIITNIRIIDVRQDGLFSRTIAEVRLDKIQDVSSEISGFFETFLGYGNVVVQTASEKNALFFEEVSNPDNIRDILVRLTSKEHTQANLENQ
- the ruvB gene encoding Holliday junction branch migration DNA helicase RuvB encodes the protein MNRIVDPQVTSDPVAEEAVELGLRPKLLSEYVGQENIKANLSILIEAARQRGEAIDHVLLYGAPGLGKTTLAHVIANELNTPIRVTSGPALEKPGDLAAILTNLNPGDILFIDEIHRLPRTVEEVLYPAMEDFALDIVIGKGPSAKMLRIDLPRFTIIGATTRASLLSSPLRDRFGVSHHLDFYTFDDLEKIINRSARILSIALDPASAKTIAIRARKTPRLANRLLRRARDYSEVKNGGELNAETCRLALELLEIDELGLDRIDRKILEVIIDKFSGGPVGVGTLAAATGEDLATIEEVYEPYLLQIGFLDRTPRGRLATPHAYKHLGRDFKS